One Monomorium pharaonis isolate MP-MQ-018 unplaced genomic scaffold, ASM1337386v2 scaffold_50, whole genome shotgun sequence genomic region harbors:
- the LOC105834519 gene encoding twinkle protein, mitochondrial isoform X1: MFLKLLMRSLAAERHDKFWMLYRHLYSTNNAMNDLIPGISLFQIKQFLKQKYIATVEGHTCIIIECPICDSEKSIKAKVYINKTTGYFICDKCSSKGEWNILEKFLSLTKSNKTNMQEELETLRKKVQVYKDYASKWNYIKKSNHQIADLSSESYERVLNIFSLPRISQEDILQLNSVYAATPELLYFPLIAFGNVMGYKILSSKPELEQTEPVNNVGGFIMYKQKGTRSDGSVVIVPTIHDLLAIASQKAANMIVCLPYNLQTLPQQLLPNFENFKKLILWFGNDEPSWYTAKQFAKKLNEKRCYFVRPIDMQPRPKEAADRGYNLKSILMNAQPIWHKSITVFDDLRQDVLCDLQNMDRVQGIKWKRYPALNRILKGHRRGELTILTGPTGSGKTTFMSEYSLDLAMQGVNTLWGSFEIRNARLVRTMLQQMAEVSLEDNLDKFNTYADAFNKLPIYFMTFHGQQNIKVVMDAVEHATYVHDIAHVIIDNVQFMMGMSEDVTNDRFWKQDKIIAEFRNFSTKYNCHVTLVIHPRKERDEELTTLSIFGSAKASQEADNVLIIQDKRLTSIKGKKYLQVAKNRYSGDLGIMILEFDKTKLSYAYKKKVKSEDTNKIKETKEAPLTKK; the protein is encoded by the exons atgtttttaaaattattgatgcGTTCTTTGGCTGCAGAAAGACATGATAAATTCTGGATGCTTTATCGTCATTTGTATTCCACCAATAATGCTATGAATGATCTGATACCTGGGATatcattatttcaaataaaacaatttttgaagcAAAAGTATATTGCCACTGTCGAAGGACATACATGTATAATCATTGAGTGTCCTATATGCGATTCTGAAAAATCTATAAAGGCAAAggtttatattaataagacaACAG GATACTTTATATGTGATAAGTGCAGTTCTAAGGGAGAATGGAATATATTAGagaaatttttgtcattaacaaaatcaaacaaaacaaatatgCAAGAAGAATTGGAAactttgagaaaaaaagtacaagTTTACAAAGATTATGCTTCAAAatggaattatataaaaaaatccaaTCACCAAATTGCAGATTTGTCATCAGAGTCATATGAAAGAGTTTTGAATATATTCTCCCTTCCG aGAATTTCACAAGAGgacattttacaattaaatagtGTTTATGCAGCTACAccagaattattatatttcccaTTAATTGCTTTTGGTAATGTTATGGGTTATAAAATCCTTTCTAGTAAACCAGAATTAGAACAAACTGAACCTGTTAACAATGTTGGTggatttataatgtataaacaaaaagGTACTAGAAGCGATGGGAGTGTGGTGATTGTGCCAACAATACATGATTTACTAGCAATAGCATCTCAAAAAGCAGCAAATATGATTGTTTGCTTGCCATACAATTTACAGACTTTACCGCAGCAATTGTTGccaaatttcgaaaattttaaaaaattaattctgtgGTTTGGAAATGACGAACCTAGTTGGTACACAGCCAAACAATtcgctaaaaaattaaatgagaaGAGATGTTACTTTGTGAGGCCAATTGACATGCAACCTAGACCAAAAGAAGCTGCTGACAGAGGTTACAATCTGAAAAGCATTTTGATGAATGCGCAACCTATCTGGCACAAAAGTATTACTGTCTTTGACGATTTGAGGCAAGATGTATTATGCGATTTGCAAAATATGGATAGAGTTCAAGGTATAAAGTGGAAGAGATATCCTGCTTTAAATCGAATTTTAAAGGGACACAGAAGAGGAGAATTAACGATTCTAACTGGTCCAACTG GCAGTGGCAAAACTACTTTTATGAGTGAGTATTCGCTAGATTTAGCAATGCAAGGTGTCAATACACTATGGGGTAGTTTTGAAATAAGAAATGCTCGGTTAGTTAGAACCATGCTGCAACAAATGGCAGAGGTGTCTTTGGAAGACAACTtggataaatttaacacatatgCAGATGCTTTCAACAAGTTACCAATTTACTTTATGACTTTTCATGGTCAGCAAAACATCAAAGTTGTTATGGAT gCAGTTGAACATGCAACATATGTGCATGACATAGCTCATGTGATAATTGATAATGTGCAGTTTATGATGGGCATGTCAGAAGATGTGACCAATGATAG ATTTTGGAAACAGGATAAAATCATAGCAGAGTTcagaaatttttctacaaagtATAACTGCCATGTCACTTTGGTTATACATCCGAGAAAGGAGCGAGATGAAGAATTGACAACATTGTCTATTTTTGGCAGTGCTAAGGCAAGTCAGGAAGCtgataatgtattaattatacaagatAAAAGACTTACTAgcataaaaggaaaaaagtatCTACAG GTTGCAAAAAATAGATACAGTGGAGATTTAGGTATAATGATTCTAGAATTTGATAAAACCAAACTCAGCTATGCGTATAAAAAGAAGGTAAAATCAGAagacacaaataaaataaaagagacgAAAGAAGCTccattaacaaaaaaataa
- the LOC105834519 gene encoding twinkle protein, mitochondrial isoform X2: MFLKLLMRSLAAERHDKFWMLYRHLYSTNNAMNDLIPGISLFQIKQFLKQKYIATVEGHTCIIIECPICDSEKSIKAKVYINKTTGYFICDKCSSKGEWNILEKFLSLTKSNKTNMQEELETLRKKVQVYKDYASKWNYIKKSNHQIADLSSESYERVLNIFSLPRISQEDILQLNSVYAATPELLYFPLIAFGNVMGYKILSSKPELEQTEPVNNVGGFIMYKQKGTRSDGSVVIVPTIHDLLAIASQKAANMIVCLPYNLQTLPQQLLPNFENFKKLILWFGNDEPSWYTAKQFAKKLNEKRCYFVRPIDMQPRPKEAADRGYNLKSILMNAQPIWHKSITVFDDLRQDVLCDLQNMDRVQGIKWKRYPALNRILKGHRRGELTILTGPTGSGKTTFMSEYSLDLAMQGVNTLWGSFEIRNARLVRTMLQQMAEVSLEDNLDKFNTYADAFNKLPIYFMTFHGQQNIKVVMDAVEHATYVHDIAHVIIDNVQFMMGMSEDVTNDRFWKQDKIIAEFRNFSTKYNCHVTLVIHPRKERDEELTTLSIFGSAKVAKNRYSGDLGIMILEFDKTKLSYAYKKKVKSEDTNKIKETKEAPLTKK; this comes from the exons atgtttttaaaattattgatgcGTTCTTTGGCTGCAGAAAGACATGATAAATTCTGGATGCTTTATCGTCATTTGTATTCCACCAATAATGCTATGAATGATCTGATACCTGGGATatcattatttcaaataaaacaatttttgaagcAAAAGTATATTGCCACTGTCGAAGGACATACATGTATAATCATTGAGTGTCCTATATGCGATTCTGAAAAATCTATAAAGGCAAAggtttatattaataagacaACAG GATACTTTATATGTGATAAGTGCAGTTCTAAGGGAGAATGGAATATATTAGagaaatttttgtcattaacaaaatcaaacaaaacaaatatgCAAGAAGAATTGGAAactttgagaaaaaaagtacaagTTTACAAAGATTATGCTTCAAAatggaattatataaaaaaatccaaTCACCAAATTGCAGATTTGTCATCAGAGTCATATGAAAGAGTTTTGAATATATTCTCCCTTCCG aGAATTTCACAAGAGgacattttacaattaaatagtGTTTATGCAGCTACAccagaattattatatttcccaTTAATTGCTTTTGGTAATGTTATGGGTTATAAAATCCTTTCTAGTAAACCAGAATTAGAACAAACTGAACCTGTTAACAATGTTGGTggatttataatgtataaacaaaaagGTACTAGAAGCGATGGGAGTGTGGTGATTGTGCCAACAATACATGATTTACTAGCAATAGCATCTCAAAAAGCAGCAAATATGATTGTTTGCTTGCCATACAATTTACAGACTTTACCGCAGCAATTGTTGccaaatttcgaaaattttaaaaaattaattctgtgGTTTGGAAATGACGAACCTAGTTGGTACACAGCCAAACAATtcgctaaaaaattaaatgagaaGAGATGTTACTTTGTGAGGCCAATTGACATGCAACCTAGACCAAAAGAAGCTGCTGACAGAGGTTACAATCTGAAAAGCATTTTGATGAATGCGCAACCTATCTGGCACAAAAGTATTACTGTCTTTGACGATTTGAGGCAAGATGTATTATGCGATTTGCAAAATATGGATAGAGTTCAAGGTATAAAGTGGAAGAGATATCCTGCTTTAAATCGAATTTTAAAGGGACACAGAAGAGGAGAATTAACGATTCTAACTGGTCCAACTG GCAGTGGCAAAACTACTTTTATGAGTGAGTATTCGCTAGATTTAGCAATGCAAGGTGTCAATACACTATGGGGTAGTTTTGAAATAAGAAATGCTCGGTTAGTTAGAACCATGCTGCAACAAATGGCAGAGGTGTCTTTGGAAGACAACTtggataaatttaacacatatgCAGATGCTTTCAACAAGTTACCAATTTACTTTATGACTTTTCATGGTCAGCAAAACATCAAAGTTGTTATGGAT gCAGTTGAACATGCAACATATGTGCATGACATAGCTCATGTGATAATTGATAATGTGCAGTTTATGATGGGCATGTCAGAAGATGTGACCAATGATAG ATTTTGGAAACAGGATAAAATCATAGCAGAGTTcagaaatttttctacaaagtATAACTGCCATGTCACTTTGGTTATACATCCGAGAAAGGAGCGAGATGAAGAATTGACAACATTGTCTATTTTTGGCAGTGCTAAG GTTGCAAAAAATAGATACAGTGGAGATTTAGGTATAATGATTCTAGAATTTGATAAAACCAAACTCAGCTATGCGTATAAAAAGAAGGTAAAATCAGAagacacaaataaaataaaagagacgAAAGAAGCTccattaacaaaaaaataa
- the LOC105834519 gene encoding twinkle protein, mitochondrial isoform X3: MFLKLLMRSLAAERHDKFWMLYRHLYSTNNAMNDLIPGISLFQIKQFLKQKYIATVEGHTCIIIECPICDSEKSIKAKVYINKTTGYFICDKCSSKGEWNILEKFLSLTKSNKTNMQEELETLRKKVQVYKDYASKWNYIKKSNHQIADLSSESYERVLNIFSLPRISQEDILQLNSVYAATPELLYFPLIAFGNVMGYKILSSKPELEQTEPVNNVGGFIMYKQKGTRSDGSVVIVPTIHDLLAIASQKAANMIVCLPYNLQTLPQQLLPNFENFKKLILWFGNDEPSWYTAKQFAKKLNEKRCYFVRPIDMQPRPKEAADRGYNLKSILMNAQPIWHKSITVFDDLRQDVLCDLQNMDRVQGIKWKRYPALNRILKGHRRGELTILTGPTGSGKTTFMIRTMLQQMAEVSLEDNLDKFNTYADAFNKLPIYFMTFHGQQNIKVVMDAVEHATYVHDIAHVIIDNVQFMMGMSEDVTNDRFWKQDKIIAEFRNFSTKYNCHVTLVIHPRKERDEELTTLSIFGSAKASQEADNVLIIQDKRLTSIKGKKYLQVAKNRYSGDLGIMILEFDKTKLSYAYKKKVKSEDTNKIKETKEAPLTKK; this comes from the exons atgtttttaaaattattgatgcGTTCTTTGGCTGCAGAAAGACATGATAAATTCTGGATGCTTTATCGTCATTTGTATTCCACCAATAATGCTATGAATGATCTGATACCTGGGATatcattatttcaaataaaacaatttttgaagcAAAAGTATATTGCCACTGTCGAAGGACATACATGTATAATCATTGAGTGTCCTATATGCGATTCTGAAAAATCTATAAAGGCAAAggtttatattaataagacaACAG GATACTTTATATGTGATAAGTGCAGTTCTAAGGGAGAATGGAATATATTAGagaaatttttgtcattaacaaaatcaaacaaaacaaatatgCAAGAAGAATTGGAAactttgagaaaaaaagtacaagTTTACAAAGATTATGCTTCAAAatggaattatataaaaaaatccaaTCACCAAATTGCAGATTTGTCATCAGAGTCATATGAAAGAGTTTTGAATATATTCTCCCTTCCG aGAATTTCACAAGAGgacattttacaattaaatagtGTTTATGCAGCTACAccagaattattatatttcccaTTAATTGCTTTTGGTAATGTTATGGGTTATAAAATCCTTTCTAGTAAACCAGAATTAGAACAAACTGAACCTGTTAACAATGTTGGTggatttataatgtataaacaaaaagGTACTAGAAGCGATGGGAGTGTGGTGATTGTGCCAACAATACATGATTTACTAGCAATAGCATCTCAAAAAGCAGCAAATATGATTGTTTGCTTGCCATACAATTTACAGACTTTACCGCAGCAATTGTTGccaaatttcgaaaattttaaaaaattaattctgtgGTTTGGAAATGACGAACCTAGTTGGTACACAGCCAAACAATtcgctaaaaaattaaatgagaaGAGATGTTACTTTGTGAGGCCAATTGACATGCAACCTAGACCAAAAGAAGCTGCTGACAGAGGTTACAATCTGAAAAGCATTTTGATGAATGCGCAACCTATCTGGCACAAAAGTATTACTGTCTTTGACGATTTGAGGCAAGATGTATTATGCGATTTGCAAAATATGGATAGAGTTCAAGGTATAAAGTGGAAGAGATATCCTGCTTTAAATCGAATTTTAAAGGGACACAGAAGAGGAGAATTAACGATTCTAACTGGTCCAACTG GCAGTGGCAAAACTACTTTTATGA TTAGAACCATGCTGCAACAAATGGCAGAGGTGTCTTTGGAAGACAACTtggataaatttaacacatatgCAGATGCTTTCAACAAGTTACCAATTTACTTTATGACTTTTCATGGTCAGCAAAACATCAAAGTTGTTATGGAT gCAGTTGAACATGCAACATATGTGCATGACATAGCTCATGTGATAATTGATAATGTGCAGTTTATGATGGGCATGTCAGAAGATGTGACCAATGATAG ATTTTGGAAACAGGATAAAATCATAGCAGAGTTcagaaatttttctacaaagtATAACTGCCATGTCACTTTGGTTATACATCCGAGAAAGGAGCGAGATGAAGAATTGACAACATTGTCTATTTTTGGCAGTGCTAAGGCAAGTCAGGAAGCtgataatgtattaattatacaagatAAAAGACTTACTAgcataaaaggaaaaaagtatCTACAG GTTGCAAAAAATAGATACAGTGGAGATTTAGGTATAATGATTCTAGAATTTGATAAAACCAAACTCAGCTATGCGTATAAAAAGAAGGTAAAATCAGAagacacaaataaaataaaagagacgAAAGAAGCTccattaacaaaaaaataa